A genomic segment from Glycine max cultivar Williams 82 chromosome 1, Glycine_max_v4.0, whole genome shotgun sequence encodes:
- the LOC100809233 gene encoding probable E3 ubiquitin-protein ligase ATL44 translates to MTLKGLVSLVINLIGLAEGTRNNDAPLPSYMLSSHIESNKQQSSESTSASASNFNEDSWCCVCLSRLKAKDEIRVLPCSHKFHKSCVNRWLKGRHKTCPLCRFSMGAEEKSHRAEMFTEEMLIWFSSFHVAGM, encoded by the coding sequence ATGACTCTCAAAGGTTTGGTATCACTTGTCATTAATTTAATTGGCTTAGCTGAGGGAACAAGGAACAATGATGCCCCTTTACCTTCTTACATGCTATCCAGCCATATAGAAAGTAACAAGCAACAATCATCTGAATCTACATCAGCATCAGCATCCAATTTTAATGAGGATAGTTGGTGTTGTGTGTGCTTGTCAAGGTTAAAGGCCAAAGATGAAATCCGTGTCCTTCCTTGCTCGCACAAATTCCATAAGAGTTGTGTAAATAGATGGCTTAAGGGTCGCCACAAAACGTGTCCACTCTGCCGTTTCTCGATGGGAGCCGAGGAGAAGTCTCATCGTGCAGAAATGTTCACTGAAGAGATGTTAATATGGTTTTCTTCTTTCCATGTAGCTGGTATGTAA
- the LOC100500428 gene encoding uncharacterized protein LOC100500428 has translation MVRVSKEVLQKAAKTLSDILVCPLSKQPLRYCQESNSLISDAIGVAFPIKNGIPCLVPRDGKVLEEEDASKPDHDINLSAVNEENRGRSA, from the exons ATGGTGAGAGTAAGCAAAGAGGTTCTGCAAAAAGCAGCCAAAACCCTATCCGACATCCTCGTATGCCCTCTCTCTAAGCAACCTTTGAG GTATTGTCAGGAATCAAATTCCCTAATCAGTGATGCTATTGGCGTTGCCTTCCCT ATAAAAAATGGGATACCATGCTTGGTTCCAAGAGATGGGAAGGTACTCGAGGAGGAAGATGCTTCAAAACCTGATCATGATATCAATTTATCTGCAGTGAATGAAGAGAATCGAGGAAGAAGTGCGTAA
- the LOC100500428 gene encoding uncharacterized protein isoform X1 produces MVRVSKEVLQKAAKTLSDILVCPLSKQPLRYCQESNSLISDAIGVAFPVSSNSLLHLPFSFRCFDFHFQLPIDNCPVPFYPLGISR; encoded by the exons ATGGTGAGAGTAAGCAAAGAGGTTCTGCAAAAAGCAGCCAAAACCCTATCCGACATCCTCGTATGCCCTCTCTCTAAGCAACCTTTGAG GTATTGTCAGGAATCAAATTCCCTAATCAGTGATGCTATTGGCGTTGCCTTCCCTGTCAGTTCTAACTCCCTCCTTCACCTTCCTTTCAGTTTTCGGTGTTTCGATTTCCACTTTCAATTACCCATTGACAATTGCCCTGTTCCTTTTTATCCTTTGGGAATTTCAAG ATAA
- the LOC100803907 gene encoding pentatricopeptide repeat-containing protein At3g51320 translates to MARVSKLQRLPIQNTFLTRPIAITTNTSPPEGKRRLSSLFSHFEALLQNSCQNARHLLQIQALLVTSSLFRNPYLARTILSRASHLCDVAYTRVIFRSINSLDTFCVNIVIQAYSNSHAPREAIVFYFRSLMRGFFPNSYTFVPLVASCAKMGCIGSGKECHAQATKNGVDSVLPVQNSLIHMYVCCGGVQLARVLFDGMLSRDLVSWNSIINGHMMVGELNAAHRLFDKMPERNLVTWNVMISGYLKGRNPGYAMKLFREMGRLGLRGNARTMVCVATACGRSGRLKEAKSVHGSIVRMSLRSSLILDTALIGMYCKCRKVEVAQIVFERMRERNLVSWNMMILGHCIRGSPEDGLDLFEVMISMGKMKHGVESDETLRLLPNEVTFIGVLCACARAEMLDEGRSYFKQMTDVFGVKPNYAHFWCMANLLASVKLVGEAEEFLRSMAEFDGDMSCESLVWASLLGLCHFKRDVYLGERIAKLLVDMDPKNLTCYQFLLIIYAVSAQWENVSEVQKLVKERRLEIIPGSSLVDLKNIVHNFKVTNKGQEGIEAVNLMMDELAHRFSLPSSDLGQKQSTS, encoded by the coding sequence ATGGCCAGAGTCTCCAAGCTCCAACGCCTCCCAATCCAAAACACCTTTCTCACGCGCCCCATCGCCATCACCACCAACACTTCACCCCCTGAAGGAAAACGAAGACTCTCCTCCCTCTTCTCACACTTCGAAGCGCTTCTCCAAAACTCATGCCAAAACGCTCGCCACCTCCTTCAAATCCAAGCCCTTCTCGTCACTTCCAGCCTCTTCCGCAACCCCTACTTGGCACGCACCATTTTGAGCCGCGCCTCACACCTATGCGACGTCGCTTACACCCGTGTGATCTTTCGAAGCATCAATTCCCTCGACACGTTCTGCGTCAACATCGTGATCCAGGCCTATTCTAACAGCCACGCTCCCCGCGAAGCGATTGTGTTTTATTTCCGCTCTTTGATGCGTGGGTTTTTCCCCAACAGCTACACCTTCGTGCCACTCGTTGCTTCGTGTGCCAAAATGGGTTGCATTGGTTCTGGGAAGGAGTGTCATGCTCAGGCCACGAAGAATGGGGTTGATTCTGTTTTGCCGGTGCAGAACTCTTTGATTCACATGTATGTTTGTTGCGGGGGTGTTCAGCTTGCTAGGGTGTTGTTTGATGGAATGTTGAGTAGGGATTTGGTTTCTTGGAACTCGATCATTAATGGGCATATGATGGTTGGTGAGTTGAATGCTGCACACCGACTGTTTGATAAAATGCCTGAGAGGAATTTGGTTACTTGGAATGTCATGATTAGTGGGTATTTGAAGGGTAGGAACCCCGGTTATGCGATGAAGTTGTTTCGCGAAATGGGCAGGTTGGGATTGAGGGGGAATGCTAGGACTATGGTCTGTGTGGCTACAGCTTGTGGTCGGTCGGGTAGACTCAAGGAAGCAAAATCAGTTCATGGGAGCATTGTTAGGATGTCATTGAGGTCAAGTTTGATTCTTGATACGGCATTGATTGGCATGTACTGTAAGTGTAGGAAGGTGGAGGTTGCGCAGATAGTgtttgagaggatgagagaaaGGAATTTGGTATCGTGGAATATGATGATCTTGGGGCACTGCATTCGTGGGAGTCCTGAAGATGGACTCGACCTGTTTGAAGTAATGATCAGTATGGGGAAGATGAAACATGGAGTTGAGAGTGACGAGACTCTGAGATTGCTCCCTAATGAAGTAACCTTCATTGGTGTTCTCTGTGCGTGTGCTCGGGCAGAGATGTTGGATGAGGGGAGGTCTTACTTCAAACAGATGACTGATGTGTTTGGTGTGAAGCCCAATTATGCTCATTTTTGGTGCATGGCAAACCTTCTTGCAAGTGTGAAGCTTGTTGGTGAGGCAGAAGAGTTTCTAAGGAGCATGGCAGAGTTTGATGGGGATATGTCATGTGAGTCATTGGTATGGGCAAGTTTGCTTGGTTTGTGTCATTTCAAGAGGGATGTGTACTTGGGGGAACGGATTGCTAAGCTTCTCGTTGACATGGATCCTAAGAACCTCACCTGTTACCAGTTTCTGCTGATCATATATGCCGTGTCTGCTCAATGGGAGAATGTTTCTGAAGTGCAAAAACTGGTGAAGGAAAGAAGGTTGGAGATAATACCTGGAAGCAGTCTTGTGGACTTGAAAAATATTGTTCACAATTTCAAAGTTACAAACAAAGGGCAAGAGGGAATTGAAGCAGTAAACTTGATGATGGATGAACTAGCTCATAGATTCAGTTTGCCAAGTTCTGATTTAGGTCAGAAACAAAGTACTAGCTAG
- the LOC100809769 gene encoding SKP1-like protein 1A isoform X1 translates to MSSAKKITLKSSDGEAFEVDEAVALESQTIKHMIEDDCADSGIPLPNVTSKILAKVIEYCKKHVEAANPEDKPSEDDLKAWDADFVKVDQATLFDLILVQHLHDIQFHCSTLLFSLCLFSSSAANYLNIKSLLDLTCQTVADMIKGKTPEEIRKTFNIKNDFTPEEEEEVRRENQWAFE, encoded by the exons atgTCGTCGGCGAAGAAGATCACACTGAAGAGTTCGGACGGCGAGGCTTTCGAGGTGGACGAGGCGGTGGCGCTGGAGTCTCAGACGATAAAGCACATGATCGAGGACGACTGCGCCGACAGCGGCATCCCTCTGCCGAACGTGACGAGCAAGATCCTGGCGAAGGTGATCGAGTACTGCAAGAAGCACGTCGAGGCCGCGAATCCCGAAGACAAACCCTCCGAGGACGATCTCAAAGCCTGGGACGCCGATTTCGTCAAGGTCGACCAGGCCACGCTCTTCGATCTTATCCTG GTTCAACATTTGCATGATATCCAATTTCATTGTTCAACATTATTGTTCTCCCTCTGCCTTTTTTCATCATCG GCTGCGAACTACTTGAACATCAAGAGCCTGCTGGACCTTACATGCCAAACTGTAGCCGACATGATCAAGGGGAAGACTCCCGAGGAAATTCGCAAGACCTTTAACATTAAGAATGACTTCACCCCTGAGGAAGAAGAGGAAGTTCGTCGGGAAAATCAATGGGCATTTGAATGA
- the LOC100809769 gene encoding SKP1-like protein 1A isoform X2: MSSAKKITLKSSDGEAFEVDEAVALESQTIKHMIEDDCADSGIPLPNVTSKILAKVIEYCKKHVEAANPEDKPSEDDLKAWDADFVKVDQATLFDLILAANYLNIKSLLDLTCQTVADMIKGKTPEEIRKTFNIKNDFTPEEEEEVRRENQWAFE, encoded by the exons atgTCGTCGGCGAAGAAGATCACACTGAAGAGTTCGGACGGCGAGGCTTTCGAGGTGGACGAGGCGGTGGCGCTGGAGTCTCAGACGATAAAGCACATGATCGAGGACGACTGCGCCGACAGCGGCATCCCTCTGCCGAACGTGACGAGCAAGATCCTGGCGAAGGTGATCGAGTACTGCAAGAAGCACGTCGAGGCCGCGAATCCCGAAGACAAACCCTCCGAGGACGATCTCAAAGCCTGGGACGCCGATTTCGTCAAGGTCGACCAGGCCACGCTCTTCGATCTTATCCTG GCTGCGAACTACTTGAACATCAAGAGCCTGCTGGACCTTACATGCCAAACTGTAGCCGACATGATCAAGGGGAAGACTCCCGAGGAAATTCGCAAGACCTTTAACATTAAGAATGACTTCACCCCTGAGGAAGAAGAGGAAGTTCGTCGGGAAAATCAATGGGCATTTGAATGA